The following proteins are co-located in the uncultured Draconibacterium sp. genome:
- a CDS encoding iron-containing alcohol dehydrogenase yields the protein MQLTKLIEKSELVNDITIQNPSKVVFGNKSFFRFAEDFEKTGCRKLFVLTISVLKEKIENELAKLNEVGISVLLNDEIKDEPLFEDYERILKQARDFNADSVVGIGGGSVLDTAKLIAATINNTVSVSEIIADNSLLKRDVYLACLPTTAGTGSEMSPNAIFFDPESNLKIGVISPALVTDATYIDPELTIGVPPAVTAATGLDALTHCIEAYVNKFAHPHTDLLALEGIKLIGRNLKRAFDNGKDIAAREKVALGSMYGGMCLGPVNTAAVHALAYPLGSKYKIAHGVSNALLLPFVMEYNLQEAIEKYANVGRALGVSDGMDNEETALLGIEKIRELIRHFGIPAKLSQLNIPNIEIEEMAYSAMKIQRLLKNNVREITLMNAIYIYMKAS from the coding sequence GTGCAACTAACAAAACTAATAGAGAAAAGTGAACTGGTGAATGATATTACCATTCAAAATCCATCAAAGGTTGTTTTTGGGAACAAAAGCTTTTTCCGATTTGCTGAAGACTTTGAAAAGACAGGCTGCCGGAAACTGTTTGTACTTACCATTTCTGTTTTAAAAGAAAAAATAGAAAACGAGCTTGCAAAGCTAAATGAAGTTGGGATTTCTGTTTTGCTTAACGACGAAATAAAGGACGAGCCTTTGTTTGAAGATTACGAGAGAATTTTGAAACAAGCTCGCGACTTTAATGCTGACAGTGTTGTAGGAATTGGTGGAGGAAGTGTTTTGGATACGGCTAAATTAATTGCTGCAACAATAAATAATACCGTAAGTGTAAGCGAAATCATCGCTGATAATTCTCTTTTAAAGCGCGATGTATATCTGGCTTGTTTGCCAACTACTGCCGGTACCGGTAGCGAAATGTCGCCCAATGCGATTTTTTTCGATCCGGAAAGTAATCTTAAAATCGGAGTAATTAGCCCTGCGCTTGTGACAGATGCAACCTATATCGATCCTGAGTTAACAATTGGAGTTCCTCCTGCCGTTACCGCTGCTACAGGTCTCGATGCCTTAACACATTGTATCGAGGCCTACGTTAATAAGTTTGCACATCCACACACCGACTTGTTGGCCCTTGAGGGAATAAAACTAATCGGAAGAAATTTGAAAAGAGCTTTTGATAATGGAAAAGATATAGCCGCCCGCGAAAAAGTTGCGCTAGGCAGCATGTATGGCGGAATGTGTCTTGGTCCGGTAAATACAGCTGCAGTGCATGCATTGGCTTACCCGCTTGGTAGTAAATACAAAATTGCTCATGGCGTTTCAAATGCGCTTTTATTGCCTTTTGTAATGGAATATAATTTACAGGAGGCAATTGAAAAATATGCAAATGTTGGTCGTGCACTTGGTGTTTCTGACGGAATGGATAACGAAGAAACAGCCCTGTTAGGTATTGAAAAGATACGTGAACTTATTCGTCATTTCGGAATACCGGCAAAGTTGTCGCAGTTAAACATCCCCAATATTGAAATAGAAGAAATGGCCTACTCGGCAATGAAAATACAACGATTGCTAAAAAACAATGTTCGTGAAATAACATTGATGAACGCCATCTATATTTATATGAAAGCATCGTAA
- a CDS encoding sodium:solute symporter, with amino-acid sequence MDRTISLHIVDYAIIIATFVVSIVVGLRFSKNQKDTGNYFKAGGKIPSWAIGMSILATLISSVTFLAYPGEGYSSNWIRLVQGLMVPLVLVFIVGIIVPLFRKVIRLSAYEYFERRFGFLARLYASLGFVLNHFAKMGTVFYIISLALSGMTGVDTVYIVLIIGIVVVLITMLGGMEAVIWLDVIQGFMLIAGGLVSLGILLFSVEGGPGAIWQVAMENGRIGFGPFDLEFVNLTFWVMALNGIFYAIQKYGTDQTIIQRYLTAKSDKEAIKASLIGVLLSVPVWALFMFIGTALFAYYKITGSPLPADIKPEEVFPIFITTKLPVGVIGLILSALIAAAFSSLDSDLNCLSAICLEDYYLRWRPNTSEKKQMFLSRMFIVLAGVGAIAVAMFYIHAGGTGVLGIIFTLYSIFSGGIAGMFLLGIFSRRVNKKAIYFGILASILFTLYALLSSTPMTFGDTKILLLDLGNLNFNQHKYMIGVYSHLVLMFVGIVASYIFKEKPVDETLTYYGWLKLKRENKIRN; translated from the coding sequence ATGGATAGAACCATTTCGTTACATATTGTCGACTATGCTATAATAATAGCAACGTTTGTTGTTTCAATTGTTGTTGGATTACGTTTCTCGAAGAATCAGAAAGATACCGGCAACTATTTTAAAGCAGGCGGTAAAATTCCTTCGTGGGCAATTGGTATGTCTATTTTGGCAACACTTATTAGTAGTGTAACATTTTTAGCTTATCCGGGCGAGGGGTATTCTTCAAACTGGATTCGTTTGGTGCAGGGATTAATGGTGCCTTTGGTACTTGTTTTTATTGTTGGAATTATTGTACCTCTTTTCCGAAAAGTAATTCGTTTAAGTGCCTACGAATATTTCGAACGAAGATTTGGTTTTCTTGCCCGTTTGTATGCATCACTTGGTTTTGTATTAAATCATTTCGCAAAAATGGGAACGGTTTTTTACATCATTTCGCTGGCTTTGTCTGGTATGACTGGTGTTGACACTGTTTACATTGTTTTGATTATAGGAATTGTTGTGGTATTAATAACCATGCTGGGTGGTATGGAAGCTGTTATCTGGCTCGATGTTATTCAGGGATTTATGCTAATTGCCGGTGGTTTGGTTTCATTGGGTATCCTTTTGTTTTCGGTGGAAGGCGGACCGGGCGCCATTTGGCAGGTTGCAATGGAAAACGGACGAATTGGTTTTGGCCCCTTCGATCTGGAATTTGTAAATCTTACTTTTTGGGTAATGGCATTAAACGGTATATTTTATGCCATTCAGAAATACGGAACCGATCAAACAATTATACAGCGTTATTTAACCGCAAAATCAGACAAGGAAGCGATAAAAGCATCGTTGATTGGAGTGCTGCTTAGTGTGCCGGTTTGGGCTTTGTTTATGTTTATCGGAACAGCATTGTTTGCTTATTATAAAATTACAGGTAGCCCGCTGCCTGCCGATATAAAACCGGAAGAAGTATTCCCGATTTTTATTACCACAAAATTACCTGTTGGTGTTATTGGTTTAATTCTGTCGGCACTTATTGCTGCTGCCTTTTCCAGTCTCGATTCTGATTTAAATTGTCTTTCTGCCATTTGTCTGGAAGATTATTATTTGCGATGGAGACCAAATACGTCTGAAAAAAAGCAGATGTTCCTGAGTAGGATGTTTATCGTTTTGGCCGGAGTTGGAGCAATTGCAGTTGCCATGTTCTACATTCATGCCGGAGGAACCGGGGTGCTCGGAATAATTTTTACACTTTATTCCATCTTTTCGGGCGGAATTGCCGGAATGTTCTTGCTGGGTATTTTTAGCCGAAGAGTAAATAAAAAAGCAATTTATTTCGGAATACTGGCAAGTATTTTATTTACCCTTTACGCCCTGTTGTCTTCTACACCAATGACATTTGGCGATACTAAAATATTGCTACTCGATCTGGGCAATTTGAATTTTAACCAGCATAAATATATGATTGGCGTGTACAGCCATTTGGTGCTGATGTTTGTGGGAATTGTGGCCAGTTATATTTTTAAAGAAAAACCGGTAGATGAAACATTAACTTACTATGGTTGGTTAAAATTAAAGAGGGAAAATAAAATCAGGAACTGA
- a CDS encoding four-carbon acid sugar kinase family protein, which yields MIAVIADDFTGAAEIGGIGLKYGLEVRIETEVIDASDVDLLIIATDTRSLTANDAAQEVAKITQKLIQLKPQYIYKKLDSVLRGNIAEELLAQMSACGRKRAIVVAGNPFLGRIIENGNYTIDSIPLNKTQFVNDPDFPVKSSSVIEIIGRNTYDVISKSVTQDLPQSGLIIGNVTNSTELKQWSEYIDNTTVAAGGSGFFDILLSREFSIQLNASVEPVLTGEKTLLVSGSAFPKTREVLDWMENCGIATKNMPEEVYSQQDFAPEYFENWVEDVLHALNNNQKVIISVDHENTSGENRALRVKKLVAQLVKEVMLNVELDDLFIEGGATTSQILGELNIEKLYPVKELDFGIIQMRVDEYPNLCITTKPGSYSWPKNISFKNTDKIELNNG from the coding sequence ATGATTGCAGTTATTGCAGATGATTTTACAGGTGCAGCGGAAATAGGGGGGATTGGATTAAAATACGGCCTTGAGGTTCGTATTGAGACAGAAGTAATTGATGCTTCTGATGTAGATCTGTTAATAATTGCTACCGACACTCGTTCTTTAACAGCAAATGATGCAGCGCAGGAAGTTGCTAAAATAACACAAAAGCTTATTCAACTTAAACCGCAATACATTTACAAAAAACTGGATTCTGTACTTAGAGGAAATATTGCCGAAGAATTACTGGCGCAAATGTCGGCTTGTGGAAGAAAAAGAGCCATCGTTGTTGCCGGAAATCCTTTTTTGGGTAGAATAATTGAAAATGGAAATTACACCATCGATTCAATTCCGCTAAACAAAACACAATTTGTAAACGATCCCGATTTTCCGGTAAAATCATCATCTGTAATTGAAATTATTGGCCGGAATACTTACGATGTTATATCAAAATCGGTAACTCAGGATTTACCTCAAAGTGGGTTGATAATTGGAAACGTTACCAACAGTACAGAACTTAAACAATGGTCTGAATACATTGATAATACAACAGTTGCAGCAGGTGGATCGGGCTTTTTTGATATACTGCTAAGCAGAGAGTTCTCCATTCAACTGAATGCTTCGGTTGAGCCGGTTTTGACAGGCGAAAAAACTCTCCTGGTGTCGGGAAGTGCTTTCCCAAAAACCAGGGAAGTACTTGATTGGATGGAGAATTGCGGAATAGCCACTAAAAATATGCCTGAGGAAGTTTATTCTCAACAGGATTTCGCTCCTGAATATTTTGAGAACTGGGTTGAAGATGTGCTCCATGCTTTAAATAACAATCAGAAAGTTATAATTTCTGTTGACCATGAAAATACGTCGGGAGAAAACAGAGCACTGCGCGTAAAAAAGCTGGTGGCACAATTGGTGAAAGAGGTAATGTTGAATGTTGAACTTGATGATTTGTTTATTGAGGGCGGTGCAACAACATCTCAGATTTTAGGTGAATTAAATATTGAAAAATTATATCCGGTAAAGGAACTCGATTTTGGGATTATTCAAATGCGGGTAGATGAATATCCAAACCTTTGTATAACAACAAAACCCGGTAGTTATTCCTGGCCCAAAAACATAAGTTTTAAGAATACCGATAAAATAGAATTAAATAATGGATAG
- a CDS encoding T9SS type A sorting domain-containing protein, which produces MKAKIFTFFSAILLLGNLSVNAQINLTTGTPWGQLSPGTPLVLSENFQGFEFFHSDASPDEGNSEHTFADDGFTVIPGYKSDTVETSILGSASGKITYDFHECAFAPEWATAYAFRDAGGQTQNVTDGFVEISRFDTTYSTIPTINGYLEVDLRALDFVEVIQWTHSSTGGTKRGAMCKISIDDRATWDTLRYQPGELWGYSFTKDITTGVKTSNGYRCDPAAYGMTWEDGVYASNVILRFEEARPPAGAIQTVRIHDLKVYGEYIPTAVTDIRDNSIKIFSTNKKIIISEPAKVAVYSVTGTLVRMADNTDMISMDNCPVGVYIVKAQVGAKLNSTKVVIK; this is translated from the coding sequence ATGAAAGCCAAAATTTTTACTTTTTTTTCTGCAATTCTTCTTTTGGGGAATTTAAGTGTTAACGCTCAGATAAATCTGACAACGGGTACTCCCTGGGGGCAACTTTCTCCGGGAACACCTTTGGTATTGAGCGAGAATTTCCAGGGATTCGAATTTTTCCATTCAGATGCTTCTCCTGATGAAGGAAACAGCGAGCATACTTTTGCTGATGATGGATTTACAGTTATTCCGGGTTACAAAAGCGATACAGTTGAAACTTCTATTCTTGGAAGTGCAAGTGGAAAAATTACTTACGATTTTCATGAGTGTGCTTTTGCTCCTGAATGGGCAACAGCTTACGCATTTAGAGATGCAGGTGGTCAAACACAAAATGTGACTGATGGTTTTGTCGAAATTAGTCGTTTTGATACTACTTATTCCACCATTCCAACAATTAACGGTTATTTGGAAGTTGATTTACGCGCCCTTGATTTTGTCGAAGTAATTCAATGGACACATTCAAGTACAGGTGGTACAAAACGCGGTGCAATGTGTAAAATCTCAATCGACGACCGCGCTACCTGGGATACACTAAGATACCAACCGGGCGAATTGTGGGGATACAGTTTCACAAAAGACATTACAACAGGTGTAAAAACATCAAATGGATATCGTTGCGATCCTGCTGCTTATGGAATGACCTGGGAAGACGGAGTTTATGCCAGCAATGTTATTCTTCGTTTCGAAGAGGCAAGACCACCGGCTGGTGCTATCCAGACTGTTCGTATTCACGACTTAAAAGTTTATGGAGAATACATTCCAACTGCCGTTACTGATATTCGCGACAACAGCATTAAAATATTCAGTACGAATAAGAAAATTATCATCTCAGAACCTGCAAAAGTGGCTGTTTACAGTGTAACCGGTACTCTGGTTCGTATGGCTGATAATACGGATATGATTTCAATGGATAACTGTCCTGTTGGCGTTTATATTGTAAAAGCTCAGGTTGGAGCAAAATTGAATTCAACGAAAGTAGTAATAAAATAA
- the pdxA gene encoding 4-hydroxythreonine-4-phosphate dehydrogenase PdxA — MSKTKPILAVTMGDPAGIGPEIAVKAFEDAEVHKVCKPLLIGNAAIMLRIVEELKSELKVNAIANASEAGFRFGEIDVLNLDVENPDSIKYGQISASAGDIAFRSVVKAIELALSGEVDGTVTNPINKKAINTAGHHFSGHTEIYAHYTNTPKYAMLLADEKLKVIHVSTHVSLRKACDLVQKNRILDVVHILDEGLKRLGIKNPRIGVAGLNPHAGDEGLFGDEEIKEIIPAVKEANEKGFNVEGPFPPDTLYALAAGGKFDGCVAMYHDQGHIPFKLIGFVWDDKNGTMKSVKGVNITLGLPIIRTSVDHGTAFEIAGNGIASPEALVYAINYAVKLYKN; from the coding sequence ATGAGTAAAACAAAGCCAATATTAGCTGTTACCATGGGCGATCCGGCAGGGATTGGACCTGAAATTGCAGTTAAAGCTTTTGAAGATGCTGAGGTTCATAAGGTTTGTAAACCTTTATTAATTGGAAATGCCGCCATTATGTTGCGCATTGTTGAAGAACTTAAATCGGAATTAAAAGTTAATGCAATTGCAAATGCAAGCGAAGCCGGTTTTCGTTTTGGGGAGATTGACGTTTTAAATCTGGATGTCGAGAATCCGGATTCAATTAAATACGGACAAATTTCGGCAAGTGCCGGCGATATTGCTTTTCGTTCGGTTGTAAAAGCCATTGAACTGGCCTTAAGTGGCGAGGTGGATGGTACGGTTACAAATCCTATAAACAAGAAAGCTATAAATACGGCAGGGCATCATTTTTCGGGTCATACCGAAATTTACGCCCACTATACCAATACACCAAAATATGCCATGTTACTTGCCGACGAAAAACTTAAAGTTATTCATGTAAGTACACATGTTTCTTTACGAAAAGCATGCGATCTGGTACAAAAAAATCGTATTCTGGATGTTGTTCACATTCTGGATGAAGGATTAAAAAGACTGGGAATTAAAAATCCTCGGATTGGAGTGGCAGGATTAAATCCACATGCCGGAGATGAAGGTTTGTTTGGAGACGAAGAAATAAAAGAAATTATTCCTGCCGTAAAAGAAGCGAATGAAAAAGGATTTAATGTGGAAGGACCTTTTCCTCCGGATACATTGTATGCTTTGGCCGCAGGAGGAAAGTTTGATGGTTGTGTTGCGATGTATCACGATCAGGGGCACATTCCATTTAAATTAATTGGTTTTGTGTGGGACGATAAGAATGGAACTATGAAAAGTGTAAAAGGAGTAAATATTACCTTGGGCTTACCCATAATACGTACTTCGGTTGATCACGGTACTGCGTTTGAAATTGCAGGTAACGGAATCGCAAGCCCGGAGGCTTTGGTTTATGCAATTAATTATGCCGTTAAACTCTATAAAAATTAA
- a CDS encoding SusC/RagA family TonB-linked outer membrane protein codes for MKTILEKRLLKNEIRQYLKTAAIVLLVFIAQLLFASVLLAQNTGQITVSGKITDTKGETMVGVNVVVANTTNGTVSNVDGEYSIKVGANETLQVSFIGFVKQEIPVNGRTLIDVVLQEDVTDLEEVVVVGYGEVKRANLLGSIASISADEIEDIPVTNLTNLLEGRLAGVSVSPAQPTGNPGASTRIRIRAETTFGNAGEGAKDPAPLYIVDGFEVSQEEFDVLDPSEIESFSVLKDASAAVYGSKGANGVVLIKTKRGKEGKLKVSYSGSYGISDATMQTEMLSAYDLGRMINARYKSTGDSSRYVMSQTELDAMHDQNFNWLDETWQRSMVTRHTINISGGTDRVKYFAGGTYNYTEGNFPDMGVGKYSYRLGLDANITDNLKANITISLDNRDYKRPYISGVGSNTMEDYFEEVLQAPKWVPAYIDGHPVANNLDFNPLYLFDTNSYKKSVDKGNTVNFRLSYDFEKVEGLVASASYSRRESHSYNKDYLVPYNLYLFDQPGEEYKYLLSNNLKEDPVRLVQNNNRINETYGYGDNYQLNVSLNYARTFGKHDISSFLTYEQSEGEGYSFEARGENIETYGLEIQNAFQTKTTGGSMRESGDLGGVFRLNYSYASKYLFESAVRYETTTKFAPGERAGLFPSASIGWVVSEENFIKDNLPNVNFLKMRFSMGLTGYASVGAYEYELQYALKTSGDRYLFGGDSPVGGIGIGGKTDVVSSGVTWEKSRMHNLGMDMRFFDSKIGVSVDAYYTYQYDILDKRTVEFPETAGLGQMPGENLGRLEAWGYDASVNYHGKITNDITYDVSAIFGYGTNRVIERPTEYIPEDFRYPIGQSTSAAGREEGFISHGFIRTQEQLDALNAEWEALYGHGYRIEGTPVGLGAMIFEDIGRPGNTGAGEPRTVFEPDGVINEYDKTYVERVGDKFTWKHMLPTSISMGGGWKDLKVKLLWTMEYGIRNQAVDKLARTVPSVSETSDGLVAKSSPAFWADFYTPENPDAVYPSPQYASSNQWVSTFWMKDVVSLRLRNVNISYNVPKDLSRKIGIPELRVYFVGTNLWSPIQTFDYKEDAIARYNTYPLLKTFSFGLNFKI; via the coding sequence ATGAAAACTATACTTGAGAAAAGATTATTAAAAAATGAAATTCGGCAATACTTAAAGACTGCTGCTATTGTCTTGTTGGTCTTCATTGCCCAGTTATTATTTGCTTCTGTACTGTTAGCGCAGAACACTGGTCAGATTACGGTTAGCGGTAAAATAACCGACACCAAAGGAGAGACCATGGTTGGGGTTAATGTTGTGGTGGCAAATACAACCAACGGTACTGTTTCCAATGTTGATGGGGAGTATTCAATAAAAGTAGGTGCAAACGAAACTTTGCAGGTATCTTTTATCGGTTTTGTAAAACAGGAAATTCCTGTGAATGGCCGTACCCTTATCGATGTTGTTTTACAAGAAGATGTTACCGATCTTGAAGAGGTTGTTGTTGTTGGTTACGGCGAGGTAAAGCGTGCAAATTTGCTGGGATCGATTGCCAGTATTTCTGCCGATGAAATAGAAGATATTCCTGTTACAAATCTTACCAATTTATTGGAAGGAAGATTAGCCGGGGTTTCTGTTTCTCCTGCTCAACCAACTGGTAACCCCGGTGCTTCTACACGGATTCGTATTCGTGCCGAAACTACTTTTGGAAATGCCGGAGAAGGAGCAAAAGATCCGGCACCTTTGTACATTGTTGATGGTTTCGAAGTTTCACAGGAAGAATTTGATGTACTGGATCCATCGGAAATAGAGAGTTTCTCGGTTTTAAAAGATGCTTCGGCAGCAGTTTACGGAAGTAAAGGTGCAAACGGTGTTGTATTAATTAAAACAAAACGTGGAAAAGAAGGGAAATTGAAAGTTAGTTACTCGGGTAGTTACGGTATATCTGATGCAACCATGCAAACCGAAATGCTAAGTGCCTACGATTTGGGAAGGATGATTAATGCCCGTTATAAAAGTACAGGTGATTCATCGAGGTATGTAATGTCGCAAACCGAATTGGATGCCATGCATGACCAAAATTTTAACTGGTTAGATGAAACCTGGCAACGATCGATGGTAACTCGCCACACAATTAATATTTCGGGAGGTACTGACCGGGTAAAATATTTTGCCGGCGGTACCTACAATTATACCGAAGGTAATTTCCCTGATATGGGAGTTGGTAAATATTCGTATCGTTTGGGACTGGATGCAAATATTACCGATAATCTGAAGGCGAATATTACCATATCGTTGGATAACCGGGACTACAAACGTCCATATATTTCAGGTGTTGGTTCCAACACAATGGAAGATTATTTCGAAGAAGTTCTTCAGGCCCCGAAATGGGTTCCTGCCTACATCGACGGACATCCGGTAGCCAATAACCTCGATTTTAATCCTTTGTATTTGTTTGATACAAACAGTTACAAAAAATCGGTTGACAAGGGAAATACAGTTAATTTCCGCTTGTCGTATGACTTCGAAAAAGTGGAAGGACTTGTAGCTTCTGCTTCCTACAGCCGAAGAGAATCACACAGCTATAACAAAGATTATTTGGTTCCCTACAATCTTTATTTGTTCGATCAACCGGGAGAAGAATACAAATACTTGTTAAGTAATAACTTAAAAGAAGATCCGGTACGATTGGTGCAAAACAACAACCGTATTAACGAAACCTACGGCTATGGCGATAATTACCAGTTAAATGTGAGTTTAAATTATGCGCGTACGTTTGGTAAACACGATATTTCATCCTTTTTAACTTACGAGCAGTCAGAAGGAGAAGGATATTCTTTCGAGGCCAGAGGTGAGAACATTGAAACCTATGGACTGGAAATACAAAATGCATTTCAAACAAAAACTACAGGTGGATCAATGCGTGAAAGTGGTGACCTTGGCGGTGTATTTCGTTTAAATTATTCGTATGCGAGTAAATATTTATTCGAATCGGCTGTTCGCTACGAAACCACTACAAAGTTTGCTCCGGGTGAGCGTGCCGGTTTATTTCCTTCCGCATCGATCGGTTGGGTTGTTTCCGAAGAAAATTTCATAAAAGACAACCTCCCGAATGTCAACTTCTTAAAAATGCGGTTCTCAATGGGATTAACCGGTTATGCATCGGTTGGTGCTTATGAATACGAATTGCAATATGCATTAAAAACAAGTGGCGATCGTTATTTGTTTGGAGGCGACTCTCCGGTTGGAGGAATTGGAATTGGAGGTAAAACAGATGTGGTGAGTTCGGGTGTAACCTGGGAGAAATCGAGAATGCACAACCTGGGGATGGATATGCGATTCTTCGACAGCAAAATCGGAGTTTCTGTTGATGCCTACTATACTTACCAATACGATATTCTGGACAAACGTACCGTTGAGTTTCCTGAAACAGCAGGTCTGGGACAAATGCCAGGTGAGAACCTGGGGAGACTGGAAGCCTGGGGATATGATGCATCGGTAAATTATCACGGAAAAATTACAAATGATATCACCTACGATGTGAGTGCAATTTTTGGTTACGGAACAAACAGGGTAATTGAAAGACCAACCGAATATATTCCTGAAGATTTTCGTTATCCAATTGGGCAAAGTACCAGTGCAGCCGGTCGCGAAGAAGGATTTATTTCGCACGGATTTATTCGTACCCAGGAGCAGTTAGATGCGTTAAATGCGGAATGGGAAGCACTTTACGGACACGGTTATCGCATTGAAGGTACTCCGGTAGGTTTGGGTGCCATGATATTTGAAGACATTGGCCGTCCGGGAAATACAGGTGCCGGCGAGCCACGTACCGTATTCGAACCCGATGGTGTAATTAACGAATACGATAAAACTTATGTAGAACGTGTGGGTGATAAATTTACATGGAAACACATGCTGCCCACCAGTATTTCGATGGGTGGTGGTTGGAAAGACTTAAAAGTAAAATTACTCTGGACCATGGAATATGGAATTCGTAATCAGGCCGTTGATAAGCTGGCTCGAACAGTTCCAAGTGTTTCTGAAACATCCGATGGTTTGGTAGCCAAAAGTTCTCCGGCTTTTTGGGCTGATTTTTATACTCCTGAAAATCCGGATGCAGTTTACCCAAGTCCGCAATATGCAAGTTCAAACCAATGGGTTTCTACTTTTTGGATGAAAGATGTGGTTTCGCTGCGACTCAGGAATGTAAATATTTCGTACAACGTACCAAAAGACCTTTCGCGTAAAATTGGTATTCCTGAACTTCGGGTGTATTTTGTAGGAACTAACCTGTGGTCACCAATTCAAACATTTGATTACAAGGAAGATGCCATTGCAAGATATAACACTTATCCGCTGTTGAAAACATTCAGTTTCGGTCTTAATTTTAAAATCTAA
- a CDS encoding dihydrodipicolinate synthase family protein yields the protein MEFKNIYKGAIVPMVSPFKADYSIDSDAVSVILNSFIENDVKPFVLGTTGEASSLSSSQKTDLINTSVKALGGKQPLLAGIGSNSIFTSIDEGKKFADLGVDALVATVPNYYPSDGTQMLKWFEKLADTIPLPLFLYNIPATTHHSIPLDIAEELSHHNNIIGIKDSEQNKERLSESLSRWKDRDDFIFLVGWAAMSAYGMQNGANGIVPSVGNLVPEVYAQLVVECENGNFEMAEKMQEQANAIAALCQKGRNISQSIPAMKVLMSLKGLCTPEVMPPMLRMEHNEELKYKALMRDALDL from the coding sequence ATGGAGTTTAAAAATATATACAAAGGTGCAATTGTTCCAATGGTTAGTCCGTTTAAAGCTGACTATTCCATTGATTCTGATGCAGTTTCTGTCATCTTGAATTCGTTTATCGAGAATGATGTTAAACCTTTTGTGCTTGGAACAACCGGTGAAGCTTCTTCACTTTCATCTTCCCAAAAAACCGACCTGATAAATACATCGGTAAAAGCCCTCGGCGGGAAACAACCTTTATTGGCCGGAATTGGAAGCAACTCGATATTCACATCGATTGATGAAGGGAAAAAGTTTGCTGATTTGGGAGTTGACGCACTTGTGGCAACTGTTCCCAATTATTATCCATCGGATGGTACCCAAATGCTGAAATGGTTTGAAAAGCTGGCCGATACTATTCCATTGCCCCTGTTTTTGTACAATATTCCGGCTACAACGCATCATTCAATACCGTTGGATATTGCCGAAGAACTTAGTCACCACAATAATATTATCGGAATAAAAGACTCGGAACAAAACAAAGAAAGATTAAGCGAATCGTTGAGCAGGTGGAAAGACCGTGACGACTTTATTTTTCTTGTGGGATGGGCTGCAATGTCTGCTTACGGAATGCAAAACGGAGCAAACGGAATTGTGCCAAGTGTTGGTAACCTGGTCCCTGAAGTTTATGCACAACTTGTGGTGGAATGTGAGAACGGAAATTTTGAAATGGCCGAAAAAATGCAGGAGCAGGCTAATGCAATTGCAGCGCTTTGCCAAAAAGGAAGAAATATCAGTCAATCAATTCCGGCAATGAAAGTATTGATGTCGCTGAAAGGATTGTGTACGCCGGAAGTTATGCCTCCAATGCTAAGAATGGAACACAACGAAGAATTAAAATACAAAGCACTGATGCGCGACGCATTGGATTTATAA